The following are encoded together in the Glycine max cultivar Williams 82 chromosome 8, Glycine_max_v4.0, whole genome shotgun sequence genome:
- the LOC100789599 gene encoding uncharacterized protein, with the protein MAEPSSDAANSSATRKNKADPGWKYCHSLVEGETNTIVCNFCGKITKGGITRAKQHLIGKSGNVAACKKTSPNVVEELKEYMATKKSGTTYSISGSGNMANIRDFEFGEPIGCDGSEEDEFADSCNVAASAKTKCETKKRPMDKFCKNLENAINRRKMKMLRQMNIRESMDKNEVLKVHQHIARFWYQAGLSFNLIKLKSFENMVAAIGQYGPHLPIPSYHDIRVPLLKKEVEYTENLMKGHREQWVKYGCTIMSDAWTDRKQRCIINFLINSQAGTMFLKSVDGSDFVKTGEKLFELLDAIVEEVGEENVVQVITDNGSNYDLAGKLLEEKRKHIYWTPYAAHCIDLMLEDIGKLPLIRKTIRRAINLVGFIYAHSSTLSLLRNFTNKRELVRHAITRFVTSYLTLERLHKEKANIRKMFTSDEWTLNKLSKEPKGKEAAKVVLMPSFWNSVVYTLKVMASLVKVLRLVDGERKPAMGYIYEAMDKAKEIIIKSFNNNESKYKDVFAIIDKRWNCQLHRPLHAAAHFLNPEFFYDNTDLEFDFEVTNGLFECIKKLIPQFDVQQKILTELHLYKIGADHFGSDFAMAQRKTHSPTYWWRMFGSQTPNLQKLAIKILSLTCSASGCERNWSVFEQIHSKKRNRLEHKRLHDLVFVKYNQQLKQRYNARDEIDPISLNDIDVCNEWLVGEMDQDDDNDARNDLVFEDDDALNWATVY; encoded by the exons ATGGCTGAACCATCATCCGATGCTGCTAATTCAAGTGCAACGAGGAAAAATAAGGCAGACCCAGGCTGGAAATATTGCCATTCACTAGTGGAAGGAGAAACAAACACCATTGTTTGTAATTTCTGTGGAAAAATCACTAAGGGAGGAATAACCCGAGCCAAACAACACCTGATTGGGAAGTCGGGCAACGTTGCAGCTTGCAAGAAAACTTCCCCAAATGTAGTCGAAGAGTTGAAGGAATATATGGCTACAAAAAAAAGTGGGACCACTTACAGTATTTCTGGCAGTGGTAATATGGCAAATATAAGAGACTTTGAATTTGGTGAACCGATTGGATGTGATGGAAGTGAAGAAGATGAGTTTGCGGACTCTTGTAATGTTGCTGCAAGTGCAAAGACAaagtgtgagactaaaaaaagACCAATGGACAAATTTTGTAAGAATCTAGAAAATGCAATCAAtcggagaaaaatgaagatgcTGAGGCAAATGAACATAAGAGAGTCAATGGATAAGAATGAAGTATTGAAGGTGCATCAACATATTGCTCGCTTTTGGTACCAAGCAGGTTTGTCATTCAACCTCATTAAATTGAAAAGCTTTGAGAACATGGTTGCAGCCATTGGTCAATATGGGCCACATTTGCCCATTCCTAGCTATCATGACATCAGAGTTCCACTCTTGAAGAAGGAAGTTGAATATACTGAAAATTTGATGAAAGGCCATAGGGAGCAATGGGTCAAGTATGGTTGTACTATTATGTCTGATGCATGGACTGATCGGAAACAAAGatgcatcattaattttttgattaacTCTCAAGCTGGTACCATGTTTTTGAAGTCTGTTGATGGCTCTGATTTTGTAAAGACAGGTGAAAAGCTTTTTGAGTTGCTTGATGCCATTGTGGAGGAAGTTGGAGAAGAGAATGTTGTTCAAGTTATAACCGATAATGGGAGCAACTATGATTTAGCGGGTAAGTTGTTGGAGGAGAAAAGGAAACATATTTATTGGACTCCTTATGCAGCTCATTGTATTGATTTGATGCTTGAAGATATTGGGAAGCTTCCCTTGATAAGGAAGACAATTAGAAGGGCAATTAATCTAGTTGGGTTTATCTATGCCCATTCTAGTACCTTAAGTTTGTTGAGAAATTTTACAAACAAGAGGGAATTGGTGAGACATGCTATTACTAGATTTGTCACTTCTTATTTAACCTTGGAAAGGCTTCACAAAGAGAAAGCCAATATTAGAAAAATGTTTACTTCTGATgaatggaccttgaacaagctatCTAAGGAGCCTAAGGGAAAAGAAGCTGCAAAGGTAGTGCTCATGCCTTCTTTTTGGAATAGTGTGGTTTACACTCTTAAAGTCATGGCTTCACTTGTGAAAGTGCTTCGTCTTGTGGATGGTGAAAGGAAACCAGCCATGGGCTATATTTATGAAGCAATGGACAAggcaaaagaaataattatcaAGTCTTTCAACAACAATGAAAGCAAGTACAAAGATGTGTTTGCAATCATTGATAAAAGATGGAATTGTCAGCTTCATAGGCCATTGCATGCTGCTGCCCACTTCTTAAATCCAGAGTTCTTTTATGACAACACTGacttggagtttgattttgaggtCACCAATGGTTTGTTTGAGTGCATTAAGAAGTTGATTCCACAATTTGATGTGCAACAAAAAATTCTAACCGAGTTGCATCTTTACAAGATTGGTGCTGACCACTTTGGTTCCGACTTTGCAATGgctcaaaggaaaacccattctcCTA CATATTGGTGGCGAATGTTTGGGTCACAAACTCCAAATTTGCAGAAGCTAGCTATTAAGATTTTGAGTTTGACTTGCAGTGCTTCAGGATGTGAAAGAAATTGGAGTGTGTTTGAGCAA attcattccaaaaaaagaaataggctTGAGCACAAGAGGTTGCATGATTTGGTGTTTGTCAAATACAACCAACAATTGAAGCAAAGATATAATGCAagagatgaaattgatccaatttCTCTTAATGATATTGATGTATGCAATGAATGGCTTGTGGGAGAGATGGAtcaagatgatgataatgatgctaGAAATGATTTGgtatttgaagatgatgatgctcTAAATTGGGCAACTGTGTATTAG
- the LOC100789069 gene encoding pentatricopeptide repeat-containing protein At1g05670, mitochondrial, which translates to MKRVAISSYFHCFHYHYHCHHNPFLGFGPRRCLSVKFSTSLGSSNARPFPDYSPRKPSVTDTDFVHHISTTIKQRRAEPFRRILKPFESKFRPDHLIWVLMSIRDDYKLVLDFFDWARLRRDPSLESLCIVVQIAVASKDLRMAHRLVFEFWEKPHLDVGNSFDRFTERLIYTYKDWGAHPLVFDVFFQVLVEAGLLLEAGKLFDKLLNYGVLVSVDSCNLFLARLSNSFDGIRTAFRVFREYSEVGVCWNTVSYNIILHLLCQLGKVKEAHSLLIQMEFRGNVPDVVSYSVIVDGYCQVEQLGKVLKLMEELQRKGLKPNQYTYNSIISFLCKTGRVVEAEQVLRVMKNQRIFPDNVVYTTLISGFGKSGNVSVEYKLFDEMKRKKIVPDFVTYTSMIHGLCQAGKVVEARKLFSEMLSKGLKPDEVTYTALIDGYCKAGEMKEAFSLHNQMVEKGLTPNVVTYTALVDGLCKCGEVDIANELLHEMSEKGLQPNVCTYNALINGLCKVGNIEQAVKLMEEMDLAGFFPDTITYTTIMDAYCKMGEMAKAHELLRIMLDKGLQPTIVTFNVLMNGFCMSGMLEDGERLIKWMLDKGIMPNATTFNSLMKQYCIRNNMRATIEIYKGMHAQGVVPDTNTYNILIKGHCKARNMKEAWFLHKEMVEKGFSLTAASYNSLIKGFYKRKKFEEARKLFEEMRTHGFIAEKEIYDIFVDVNYEEGNWENTLELCDEAIEKCLVKKT; encoded by the coding sequence ATGAAGAGAGTAGCTATCTCCTCTTATTTCCATTGTTTTCACTatcactatcattgtcatcataaTCCCTTTCTGGGTTTTGGTCCAAGAAGATGTTTGAGTGTGAAATTTTCCACTTCTTTGGGTTCAAGCAATGCAAGACCTTTTCCTGATTACTCCCCGAGAAAGCCCTCAGTCACAGACACTGACTTTGTGCACCACATTTCCACCACCATTAAGCAGCGCCGCGCCGAGCCTTTTCGCCGGATTCTCAAGCCCTTTGAGTCAAAGTTCAGGCCTGACCATCTCATTTGGGTTCTTATGAGCATCAGGGATGATTATAAACTCGTGTTGGATTTCTTCGACTGGGCTCGCCTGCGCCGGGACCCTTCCTTGGAATCCCTTTGCATTGTGGTTCAGATTGCTGTGGCTTCTAAGGATTTGAGAATGGCTCACAGGCTGGTTTTTGAGTTCTGGGAAAAGCCCCATTTGGATGTTGGTAACTCGTTTGATCGATTTACTGAGAGGTTGATTTATACTTACAAGGACTGGGGTGCACATCCCCTTGTGTTTGATGTGTTCTTCCAAGTTCTTGTTGAGGCAGGGTTGCTTCTGGAAGCCGGGAAACTGTTTGATAAGTTGTTAAATTACGGTGTTCTTGTTTCTGTAGATTCTTGTAATTTGTTTCTAGCTAGGTTATCTAACAGTTTTGATGGGATAAGGACGGCATTTAGGGTGTTCAGAGAGTATTCAGAAGTGGGTGTTTGTTGGAACACTGTGTCGTATAATATTATTCTTCATTTGCTTTGTCAATTGGGTAAGGTAAAAGAAGCTCATAGTTTGCTCATACAAATGGAGTTTAGGGGGAATGTTCCGGATGTTGTTAGTTATAGCGTTATAGTTGATGGATATTGTCAGGTTGAACAGCTAGGAAAGGTCTTGAAGCTCATGGAAGAGTTGCAGAGAAAGGGATTGAAACCAAATCAGTACACATACAATAgcataatttcttttctttgcaaGACTGGTAGAGTAGTCGAAGCGGAGCAAGTCTTGAGGGTGATGAAAAATCAGAGGATTTTTCCTGATAATGTGGTGTATACAACTCTCATCAGTGGTTTTGGCAAGTCTGGGAATGTTTCCGTGGAATACAAActctttgatgaaatgaagCGTAAGAAAATAGTTCCTGATTTTGTGACATATACTTCCATGATTCATGGGCTCTGTCAAGCTGGAAAGGTGGTGGAAGCACGCAAACTGTTTAGTGAAATGCTCAGTAAAGGGTTGAAACCAGATGAAGTTACTTATACTGCTCTTATTGATGGGTATTGCAAGGCCGGGGAAATGAAAGAGGCATTCTCTCTTCACAACCAGATGGTTGAGAAGGGTCTGACTCCTAATGTTGTCACTTATACTGCATTAGTTGATGGCCTGTGTAAATGTGGAGAGGTAGATATAGCAAATGAGCTTCTTCATGAAATGTCCGAAAAGGGCCTTCAACCAAATGTCTGCACATATAACGCATTAATCAATGGTCTTTGTAAGGTAGGAAATATAGAGCAAGCTGTAAAACTTATGGAAGAAATGGATCTGGCAGGGTTTTTTCCTGACACTATTACATATACTACAATCATGGATGCTTACTGTAAGATGGGTGAAATGGCCAAGGCTCATGAATTGCTGCGGATTATGCTTGATAAAGGACTTCAACCTACAATTGTTACATTTAATGTGCTAATGAATGGGTTTTGCATGTCAGGGATGTTGGAAGATGGTGAAAGACTAATCAAATGGATGTTGGACAAAGGTATAATGCCTAATGCCACAACATTCAATTCTCTAATGAAGCAGTACTGTATTAGAAATAATATGCGTGCCACTATCGAGATTTATAAGGGGATGCATGCTCAAGGAGTGGTGCCTGACACGAATACctataatattttgattaaagGGCATTGTAAAGCTAGAAATATGAAAGAGGCATGGTTCTTGCATAAAGAAATGGTTGAAAAGGGATTTAGTCTAACTGCTGCTTCTTATAATTCTCTTATAAAGGGTTTCTATAAGAGGAAGAAATTTGAGGAGGCTAGGAAGCTATTTGAGGAGATGAGAACACATGGGTTCATTGCAGAAAAAGAGATATATGATATTTTCGTTGACGTAAACTATGAAGAAGGGAACTGGGAAAATACTCTTGAGCTTTGTGATGAAGCAATAGAGAAATGTCTTGTTAAGAAAACTTAG